The following are from one region of the Paenibacillus protaetiae genome:
- a CDS encoding AbrB/MazE/SpoVT family DNA-binding domain-containing protein, whose translation MMKSTGIVRKVDELGRVVIPIELRRTLGIGEKDALEIYVDGERIMLKKYEPACIFCGNAENVSYFKGKIVCHICLSEMPTPVAK comes from the coding sequence ATGATGAAATCTACTGGTATTGTTCGTAAAGTCGATGAGCTTGGCCGTGTCGTTATTCCAATCGAATTGCGCCGTACGCTGGGCATTGGCGAAAAAGACGCGCTTGAAATTTATGTAGACGGCGAACGCATTATGCTGAAAAAATATGAGCCAGCATGTATCTTCTGCGGCAACGCGGAGAACGTATCCTACTTCAAAGGCAAAATTGTTTGCCATATTTGTCTTTCTGAAATGCCTACGCCTGTTGCAAAATAA
- a CDS encoding HD domain-containing protein: MHKKLNEEKVFKDPVHNYVYVQDEIIWNLVNTKEFQRLRRIRQLGTSYLTFHGAEHSRFSHSLGVYEMTRKIISQFERHGYSDWPQEEKLVSLCAALLHDIGHGPFSHSLEQVFETHHEQWTCNIILGDTEVNRVLREAGDDFPDQVAQVIRRKYPKPIVVSLVSSQMDADRMDYLLRDAYYTGVHYGTFDLERILRVLRPYKGRIVVKESGMHAVEHYLMSRYQMYWQIYFHPVTRSSEIILRQIFRRAKQLYEENYSFAYMPAPLKSLLDGTINVPHYLKLDESLVQTAFSEWSEERDGLLADLCSRFLNRKLYKYITIDNPSETLLNEIEQQWVKIGLSPEYHMEIDFPYDQPYDVYRPDAKKGEKEEKTPILLLDNEDRISEISQKSDIVRSITGLHQGEYRLYYPEEPLLAAKSSLTGSIRQLFKL; this comes from the coding sequence TTGCATAAAAAACTAAACGAGGAAAAAGTATTTAAAGATCCGGTGCACAACTATGTTTATGTACAAGATGAGATAATTTGGAATTTGGTGAACACCAAAGAATTTCAACGGCTGAGACGGATCCGCCAGCTCGGCACCTCCTATTTGACGTTCCATGGCGCGGAGCACAGCCGATTCTCCCATTCTCTTGGCGTATATGAAATGACCCGCAAAATTATTTCCCAGTTCGAACGGCACGGTTATTCCGACTGGCCCCAAGAGGAAAAGCTGGTTTCGCTTTGCGCTGCGCTGCTGCATGATATCGGACACGGACCATTTTCCCATTCGCTGGAGCAGGTATTTGAAACCCATCATGAGCAGTGGACCTGCAACATTATATTGGGGGATACGGAAGTAAACCGGGTGCTGCGAGAGGCAGGAGATGATTTTCCCGATCAAGTGGCGCAAGTCATTCGAAGGAAATACCCGAAGCCGATCGTCGTCAGCCTCGTTTCCAGCCAGATGGATGCGGACCGGATGGACTACTTGCTGCGCGACGCTTATTATACCGGCGTACATTACGGCACGTTTGACCTGGAGCGGATACTGCGCGTATTGCGGCCCTACAAAGGGAGAATTGTAGTAAAAGAAAGCGGCATGCATGCCGTTGAGCATTATTTAATGTCGCGGTACCAAATGTACTGGCAAATTTATTTCCATCCGGTGACCCGCAGCTCGGAAATTATTTTGCGGCAAATCTTCCGCCGGGCGAAACAATTATATGAAGAAAACTATTCGTTTGCCTATATGCCGGCACCGCTTAAAAGCCTTCTCGACGGCACGATCAACGTGCCTCATTATTTGAAGCTGGACGAATCGCTGGTGCAGACCGCGTTCAGCGAATGGTCGGAGGAGCGGGACGGGCTGCTGGCCGACCTGTGCAGCCGGTTTTTGAATCGCAAATTGTACAAATATATTACGATTGATAACCCAAGCGAAACGCTGCTGAATGAAATTGAACAGCAATGGGTTAAAATCGGCCTTTCGCCGGAGTATCATATGGAAATTGATTTTCCATATGACCAGCCTTATGATGTTTACCGGCCAGATGCGAAAAAAGGCGAAAAGGAAGAAAAAACACCGATTTTGCTGCTGGATAACGAAGATAGAATAAGCGAAATTTCGCAAAAATCGGACATTGTCCGCTCGATCACAGGGCTGCACCAAGGCGAGTATCGCCTGTATTATCCGGAAGAACCGCTGCTGGCGGCCAAATCATCGCTTACGGGGTCTATTCGCCAGTTATTTAAGCTATAA
- the purR gene encoding pur operon repressor, with product MKKLKRSARLVEMTQYLLSRPHTLISLTAFADRYQSAKSSISEDLAIIKEVFEEEGFGELHTLAGAAGGVKYTPKMNKDTALEIMTGICKELELPERVLPGGYLYMTDMLGQPELLNDLGRMFATAFAGRHIDVVMTVETKGIPLAYATANCLNLPVVIVRRDNKVTEGSAVSINYVSGSNKRIQTMSLARRALKEQSRVLIIDDFMKAGGTIQGMMDLLYEFKATVAGVGVFVESGEVEREERLLEDYVSLAKLTAVDLKTKQTTVIPGNYFA from the coding sequence TTGAAAAAATTAAAGCGTAGCGCAAGATTAGTAGAGATGACACAATATCTGCTAAGCCGTCCCCACACGTTAATATCGCTAACAGCATTCGCAGATCGTTATCAGTCAGCCAAGTCGTCGATCAGTGAGGATTTGGCTATTATAAAAGAGGTATTTGAAGAGGAAGGCTTCGGAGAACTGCATACGCTTGCGGGCGCGGCCGGCGGCGTCAAATACACGCCTAAGATGAATAAGGATACGGCGCTTGAGATTATGACCGGCATTTGCAAGGAGCTTGAGCTGCCGGAGCGGGTGCTGCCCGGCGGTTATTTATATATGACGGATATGCTGGGGCAGCCGGAGCTGCTTAACGACCTCGGCCGCATGTTTGCGACGGCTTTTGCAGGGCGCCATATTGATGTGGTGATGACGGTAGAAACAAAGGGCATACCGCTTGCTTATGCAACGGCTAACTGCTTGAACCTGCCGGTTGTCATTGTTCGGAGAGATAACAAGGTAACGGAAGGTTCGGCGGTAAGCATTAACTACGTATCGGGCTCGAACAAGCGCATCCAGACGATGTCGTTAGCCCGCAGAGCGCTCAAGGAGCAGTCCCGTGTTCTCATTATTGATGACTTCATGAAGGCGGGCGGAACGATTCAAGGCATGATGGATCTGTTGTACGAGTTTAAAGCGACGGTCGCCGGCGTAGGCGTCTTTGTAGAATCAGGGGAAGTGGAACGCGAAGAGCGGCTGCTCGAAGATTATGTATCGCTGGCGAAACTGACGGCGGTTGATTTGAAGACGAAGCAAACTACAGTAATTCCAGGCAACTATTTTGCTTAA
- a CDS encoding TatD family hydrolase, translating into MLFDTHAHLDSPNFDGDRDEVIARAREAGVGLIVNIGFNRETIPTTIALAEQHDFIYAAVGWHPVDSIDMKPGDLEWIEQLASHPKVVAIGEIGLDYHWDTSPKEVQHHVFREQIRLAKKVGKPIIIHNRDAHEDIVKILKEENASEVGGIMHCFSGSWETAKLCLDMNFYISFGGPVTFKNARVPKEVLAKVPLDRLLIETDCPYLAPHPYRGKRNESAYVALVAEAAAEITGKSVGEISRITAENGRKCFGLL; encoded by the coding sequence ATGTTATTCGACACACATGCGCATTTGGATTCGCCCAATTTCGACGGAGATCGCGATGAGGTCATTGCCCGCGCGCGTGAAGCGGGAGTAGGGCTGATCGTTAATATCGGCTTTAACCGGGAGACGATCCCGACGACTATCGCATTAGCGGAACAGCATGATTTTATTTATGCGGCGGTAGGGTGGCATCCGGTTGATTCCATTGATATGAAACCCGGCGACCTGGAGTGGATCGAGCAGCTGGCGAGCCATCCGAAAGTGGTTGCAATCGGGGAAATCGGGCTTGATTACCACTGGGACACTTCGCCTAAAGAAGTTCAGCATCATGTGTTCCGCGAACAAATCCGCTTAGCCAAAAAAGTAGGCAAACCCATCATCATTCATAACCGGGATGCCCATGAGGATATCGTCAAAATTTTGAAGGAAGAGAACGCCTCCGAAGTCGGCGGCATTATGCACTGCTTTTCCGGAAGCTGGGAAACGGCCAAATTATGCTTGGACATGAATTTCTATATTTCGTTTGGCGGACCGGTCACTTTTAAAAATGCGAGGGTGCCAAAAGAGGTGCTTGCGAAGGTGCCGCTTGACCGTTTATTGATCGAAACCGACTGCCCATATTTGGCGCCTCATCCTTATCGAGGGAAGCGGAATGAGTCCGCTTACGTGGCTCTGGTCGCAGAGGCTGCGGCGGAAATTACGGGCAAATCCGTCGGGGAAATCAGCCGAATTACAGCTGAAAATGGAAGAAAATGTTTTGGTCTATTATGA
- the rsmI gene encoding 16S rRNA (cytidine(1402)-2'-O)-methyltransferase codes for MGVHIQKSFDPGASTGTLYLVGTPIGNLEDMTFRAIRTLKEADLIAAEDTRQTRKLLTHFEIATRLVSYHEHNKQSSGPELIRLLQEGQSIALVSDAGLPAISDPGADLAAEAAAHHIPVVPIPGANAALSALIISGLPTDRFTFTGFPPRDKKSLQQWLEANGRTEGTLMMYESPHRLRKTLEAMFEVWGDRRMAMVRELTKRHEEAARGTISECLEWINEHPPLGEYCLIVEGNLNGGLDEAASDMPVWWSLLDLEQHVRYYEATCDRKEAIKKVAADRGLSKRDVYNEVNR; via the coding sequence ATGGGCGTTCATATCCAGAAAAGCTTTGATCCAGGCGCAAGCACGGGAACTCTTTATTTGGTCGGCACGCCTATCGGCAATTTGGAGGATATGACTTTCCGTGCCATCCGCACGCTGAAGGAAGCGGATTTGATCGCAGCGGAGGATACGAGACAAACGAGAAAGCTGCTTACACATTTTGAAATTGCGACCCGGCTGGTCAGTTATCATGAGCATAACAAGCAGTCGAGCGGTCCGGAGCTGATCCGGCTGCTGCAGGAAGGCCAGTCGATTGCGCTGGTCAGCGATGCCGGGCTGCCGGCTATATCGGATCCGGGTGCCGATTTGGCGGCGGAAGCAGCTGCTCATCATATTCCGGTCGTTCCGATCCCAGGCGCCAATGCGGCTTTGTCGGCATTAATCATATCCGGGCTTCCGACCGACCGCTTTACATTTACCGGATTCCCGCCGCGCGATAAAAAGTCGCTGCAGCAATGGCTGGAAGCGAATGGCCGCACAGAAGGAACATTGATGATGTATGAATCGCCGCATCGGCTGCGCAAAACATTGGAAGCGATGTTCGAAGTGTGGGGCGACCGCCGGATGGCCATGGTGCGGGAATTAACGAAACGCCATGAGGAAGCGGCAAGGGGAACAATATCCGAGTGCCTCGAATGGATTAACGAACATCCGCCATTAGGCGAGTATTGTCTCATTGTAGAAGGGAATTTAAACGGCGGGCTGGACGAAGCAGCTTCGGACATGCCAGTATGGTGGTCATTGCTTGATTTGGAGCAGCATGTACGTTATTATGAAGCCACCTGCGATAGGAAAGAAGCTATAAAAAAAGTAGCGGCAGACCGCGGCTTATCAAAAAGAGATGTCTATAACGAGGTCAATCGGTAG
- a CDS encoding tRNA1(Val) (adenine(37)-N6)-methyltransferase, with amino-acid sequence MIKLEQGERIDDLMTDTGLHIIQSREVFSFSLDAVLLARFATIPKKGKLLDLCTGNGVIPLLLTTRTEATIDGVEIQPRLADMARRSVQMNGLEHRVTIIEEDLRQFSKRINGQYDAVTVNPPYMAADSGDHNDNEHYSIARHEVHCTLEDVIEACSRAVRTGGKVSMVHRPSRFIDIVETMRKWRLEPKRIQFIHPKKDKEANMVLIEAIRDGKPELKVLPSVVVYE; translated from the coding sequence ATGATAAAGCTTGAGCAGGGCGAGCGGATCGACGATCTTATGACCGATACCGGCCTTCATATTATACAAAGCCGGGAAGTGTTCAGTTTTTCGCTGGATGCGGTGTTGCTTGCCCGGTTTGCCACCATTCCGAAAAAAGGAAAGCTGCTTGATCTTTGTACAGGCAACGGCGTTATTCCGCTTCTGCTTACGACAAGAACCGAGGCAACCATTGACGGTGTCGAAATTCAGCCGCGGCTGGCGGATATGGCAAGGCGGAGTGTTCAAATGAACGGATTGGAACACCGGGTTACGATTATAGAGGAAGACCTTCGCCAGTTCAGCAAACGGATAAATGGCCAATATGATGCGGTTACCGTAAATCCGCCTTATATGGCGGCCGATTCCGGCGATCATAACGATAATGAACATTACTCGATAGCAAGGCATGAAGTTCACTGTACGCTGGAAGATGTTATAGAAGCTTGTTCCCGTGCCGTGCGGACCGGAGGAAAAGTCAGCATGGTCCACCGCCCGTCGCGGTTTATCGACATTGTCGAAACGATGCGCAAATGGCGCCTTGAACCAAAGCGGATACAGTTCATACACCCGAAAAAAGATAAAGAGGCCAATATGGTCTTAATAGAAGCGATACGAGACGGAAAGCCGGAGCTTAAAGTGCTTCCGTCGGTTGTTGTATATGAATAA
- the rnmV gene encoding ribonuclease M5: protein MIKEIIVVEGKDDTAAIKRAVDADTIETNGSAVGPDVLRRIKLAQERRGVIIFTDPDHAGERIRKIVAQHVQGCKHAFLPQEKAEYKGDIGIENASPESIREALANVRTEAAGAIEGEITWDDLIDAGLIVHPDAAERRLKMGKLLGIGYANGKTFYKRCISFHITKEEFLKAYQAMEVEPAGGPAGGAARKGD, encoded by the coding sequence TTGATTAAAGAAATTATTGTCGTGGAGGGCAAGGACGATACAGCTGCCATTAAGCGGGCGGTTGATGCCGATACGATTGAAACAAACGGCTCTGCGGTCGGCCCGGACGTATTGCGCCGGATCAAGCTGGCACAGGAGCGCAGAGGCGTTATTATATTTACCGACCCGGACCATGCCGGGGAGCGCATCCGAAAAATCGTTGCGCAGCATGTTCAAGGATGCAAACATGCCTTTTTGCCGCAGGAGAAAGCGGAATACAAAGGCGACATCGGCATCGAGAACGCGTCGCCGGAGTCCATTCGCGAAGCGCTTGCCAACGTGCGCACAGAAGCAGCCGGGGCAATCGAAGGCGAGATCACATGGGACGATTTGATTGATGCCGGCCTGATTGTCCATCCCGATGCGGCTGAACGGAGGCTGAAGATGGGCAAGCTGTTAGGAATCGGTTATGCGAACGGCAAAACGTTTTATAAACGGTGCATCAGCTTTCATATTACGAAAGAAGAATTTCTGAAAGCATATCAAGCTATGGAAGTGGAACCTGCAGGCGGTCCTGCCGGCGGAGCTGCAAGGAAAGGGGATTAA
- the rsmA gene encoding 16S rRNA (adenine(1518)-N(6)/adenine(1519)-N(6))-dimethyltransferase RsmA: MSNARGGMGAADVGTPRRTKEIIAKYGFSFKKSLGQNFLIDQNILNKIVEAAELDKTKGALEIGPGIGALTGQLAEAAGKVTAIEIDNRLIPILRDVLAEEKHVEVVHGDVLKLDLAKLLQEKYEGMTGVSVVANLPYYVTTPILMKLLEERLPLEHIVVMIQKEVAERMAAKPGGKEYGSLSVAVQYYCEPKLVCTVPHTVFIPQPNVDSAVIKLSLRDKPPVDITDEGHFFRVVGASFAQRRKTLANNLTAFAGKERREAVLKLLEGCGIDPTRRGETLSMEEFARISRAMLEQGWA; encoded by the coding sequence ATGAGTAACGCTCGAGGAGGCATGGGAGCGGCCGATGTCGGCACGCCCAGGCGGACGAAAGAAATTATCGCGAAATACGGGTTCTCGTTCAAGAAAAGTTTAGGACAGAACTTCCTGATCGATCAAAATATTTTAAATAAAATTGTAGAAGCGGCGGAGCTGGACAAAACGAAAGGCGCTCTGGAAATCGGGCCGGGCATCGGCGCGCTGACCGGTCAGCTTGCCGAAGCTGCCGGCAAAGTAACGGCTATTGAAATTGACAACCGGCTCATTCCGATATTGCGTGATGTGCTGGCCGAAGAAAAGCATGTAGAAGTTGTACACGGCGATGTGCTGAAGCTGGATCTGGCCAAGCTGCTGCAGGAAAAATACGAGGGCATGACCGGGGTGAGCGTGGTCGCCAACCTGCCTTATTACGTCACGACGCCGATTCTGATGAAGCTGCTGGAAGAGCGGCTGCCGCTGGAGCATATTGTCGTCATGATCCAAAAAGAAGTAGCCGAGCGGATGGCGGCGAAGCCGGGCGGCAAAGAATACGGCAGCCTGAGCGTCGCGGTCCAATATTATTGCGAGCCGAAGCTCGTCTGCACCGTGCCGCACACGGTGTTTATTCCGCAGCCAAACGTCGATTCGGCAGTGATCAAGCTGTCGCTGCGCGACAAGCCGCCGGTCGACATCACCGACGAGGGACATTTTTTCCGCGTTGTGGGCGCAAGCTTCGCTCAGCGGCGCAAGACGCTGGCGAACAACTTGACGGCATTCGCCGGCAAGGAGCGCCGCGAGGCGGTGCTGAAGCTGCTGGAAGGCTGCGGCATCGACCCGACCCGGCGCGGCGAGACGCTGTCGATGGAGGAATTCGCGCGAATCAGCCGCGCTATGCTGGAGCAGGGTTGGGCCTAA
- a CDS encoding RidA family protein: MTKKQPVPVSTDKAPAAIGPYSQAIQLGGLLFTSGQIPLDASGQLVEGGIEEQTHQVFRNLKEVLAAAGAAFSDVVKATVFLKDMSHFATVNEIYASYFGDHKPARSAVEVARLPKDVFVEIELIASTHVE, from the coding sequence ATGACGAAGAAACAACCGGTTCCGGTATCGACGGATAAAGCCCCGGCTGCAATCGGTCCTTATTCGCAGGCTATCCAACTAGGCGGTTTATTGTTTACGTCCGGCCAAATTCCGCTGGATGCATCCGGCCAGCTTGTGGAAGGCGGCATTGAGGAGCAGACGCACCAGGTGTTCCGTAACTTGAAGGAAGTGCTTGCGGCAGCAGGTGCAGCTTTCTCTGACGTAGTGAAAGCAACCGTCTTTCTGAAGGACATGAGCCATTTTGCAACGGTCAACGAAATTTATGCTTCTTACTTTGGCGACCATAAACCGGCTCGGTCTGCAGTCGAGGTTGCAAGACTGCCAAAAGACGTATTTGTCGAAATAGAATTGATCGCATCGACTCATGTCGAATAA
- the spoVG gene encoding septation regulator SpoVG translates to MQITDVRLRRVNSEGRMKAIASITIDNEFVVHDIRVIDGNNGMFVAMPSKRTPDGEFRDIAHPISSTTREKIQVAVLAEYERAATEEVAIEEGA, encoded by the coding sequence ATGCAAATTACTGATGTCAGACTCCGCCGTGTAAATTCGGAAGGTCGCATGAAAGCTATTGCTTCGATTACCATTGACAACGAATTCGTCGTTCACGATATCCGTGTTATTGACGGCAACAATGGGATGTTTGTAGCAATGCCTAGCAAGCGTACGCCGGATGGAGAATTTCGGGATATCGCACACCCGATTTCTTCGACCACTCGGGAGAAAATTCAAGTTGCCGTGCTCGCCGAATACGAGCGTGCGGCCACCGAAGAAGTGGCTATTGAAGAAGGAGCTTAA
- the yabG gene encoding sporulation peptidase YabG, with translation MNLGDLVVRKSYGGDVLFRVAEFRSDMAILKGTDYRLLADAPVADLSVVNNPEATVAAQQVRIKMNDSMNRIRKQKERDSINAPNGAADRLTASAASQAFFEVPGKVLHLDGDNNYLRKSMQLYTAMRVPAHGIHAHESQMADLLYRMLPELQPDIVVITGHDGVLKNRTGPDLYSLSSYKNSQNFVNAVRIAREYEKNRDGLIVIAGACQSHFEALLQSGSNFASSPARILIHALDPVYIAIKASYTSIRDPINLSDVIHGTISGIDGVGGIETMGKYRIGMPRPQIISGTTATETGAG, from the coding sequence ATGAATTTGGGAGACCTGGTTGTCCGCAAATCATACGGAGGCGACGTTTTATTCCGCGTTGCAGAATTTCGTTCGGACATGGCCATACTGAAAGGTACAGATTATCGTCTACTCGCCGACGCGCCTGTCGCCGATTTGTCGGTTGTAAATAACCCGGAAGCAACCGTAGCGGCACAGCAAGTCCGTATTAAAATGAATGACAGCATGAACCGCATCCGCAAGCAAAAAGAGCGTGACAGCATAAACGCTCCGAACGGTGCGGCTGACCGTTTGACGGCTTCGGCTGCCAGCCAGGCTTTTTTCGAGGTGCCCGGCAAAGTGCTGCATTTGGACGGGGATAACAATTACTTGCGCAAAAGCATGCAGCTGTATACCGCTATGCGGGTGCCGGCCCACGGCATTCATGCCCACGAATCGCAAATGGCGGACCTGTTATACCGTATGCTGCCGGAGCTTCAGCCGGACATCGTGGTCATTACCGGGCATGACGGTGTGCTGAAAAACCGCACCGGTCCGGATTTGTACAGCTTGAGCAGCTACAAAAATTCGCAAAACTTCGTCAATGCGGTCCGCATAGCCAGAGAGTATGAAAAAAACCGCGACGGCCTAATTGTCATTGCAGGCGCCTGCCAGTCGCATTTTGAAGCGCTGCTCCAAAGCGGCTCGAATTTCGCCAGCTCCCCGGCGCGCATTCTTATACATGCGCTGGATCCGGTCTACATTGCGATTAAAGCAAGTTATACGTCTATTCGTGACCCGATCAATCTGTCGGATGTCATTCACGGCACAATCAGCGGTATCGACGGCGTAGGCGGCATCGAGACGATGGGGAAATACCGGATTGGCATGCCGCGGCCGCAAATTATTAGCGGCACAACAGCCACGGAGACGGGCGCAGGCTGA
- the veg gene encoding biofilm formation stimulator Veg — translation MAKNALLEIKRSLEAHVGSKIRLRANGGRRKTIERTGVLEETYPSVFIVKLDQEQNAFKRVSYSYADILTESVEVTVCNDEGQVRITYIQH, via the coding sequence ATGGCAAAAAATGCGCTATTGGAAATTAAACGCAGCTTGGAAGCCCATGTAGGCTCCAAAATCCGTCTTCGAGCAAACGGTGGTCGGCGAAAGACCATTGAACGTACCGGCGTGTTGGAAGAAACCTACCCTTCTGTTTTCATTGTCAAACTGGATCAGGAGCAAAACGCCTTTAAGCGCGTCTCCTACAGTTATGCGGATATACTGACAGAATCGGTGGAAGTGACCGTATGCAATGACGAAGGTCAAGTCCGTATTACCTATATTCAACATTAA
- a CDS encoding 3D domain-containing protein, which translates to MGAEVKDTHGQRSSSMSFAWRWKHDHLRLILLSAIISIAMTFMFLMLLYGTSDKNVSLVVNGKETLVETKQGVLQKLLDEQAITVGPHDEVSAPLDAKLRDGDRIVINHAVKVTVKADGKLSTVYTTDKTVAGAIDDLNINVRDADKVTPALEAQLTGDTQITIVRVDTHITKTEKSLPFNIVKQEDPTLEKGKEKLVRTGQQGIIVEQVEKQYEDGQLVSKKIIDQVVQKNAVNQLVAIGTKKAAPKVTTLAAASVTKGGLTFNPKKVLKNVTLTAYTADAASTGKEEGHPSFGITASGTKVTEGRTIAVDPDVIPLGWWVYIEGIGFRRAEDTGSAVNGNKIDVYFNSSSYAKKFGRKKGYTVYVLGPNKPPAS; encoded by the coding sequence ATGGGCGCAGAAGTAAAGGACACCCATGGGCAACGATCATCCAGCATGTCTTTCGCATGGCGATGGAAGCATGACCACCTTCGTTTAATTTTATTGAGTGCAATAATCTCAATCGCTATGACTTTCATGTTTTTGATGTTGTTGTACGGAACAAGTGATAAGAACGTATCTCTGGTTGTGAACGGCAAAGAAACCCTTGTGGAGACGAAGCAGGGGGTACTGCAGAAGCTGCTGGATGAACAAGCTATCACGGTTGGTCCGCATGATGAAGTTTCCGCTCCGCTTGATGCGAAGCTGAGGGACGGAGACCGTATTGTCATTAATCATGCGGTGAAAGTAACGGTAAAGGCTGACGGCAAATTATCAACGGTGTACACAACGGACAAAACAGTTGCGGGTGCGATTGATGATTTAAATATTAACGTCCGGGATGCGGACAAAGTGACACCGGCTCTGGAAGCCCAGTTGACGGGAGATACCCAAATTACGATCGTCCGGGTGGATACTCATATCACCAAGACGGAGAAGTCGCTGCCGTTCAACATTGTGAAGCAAGAAGATCCCACCCTGGAAAAAGGGAAGGAGAAGCTTGTTCGCACCGGCCAGCAAGGCATTATTGTGGAGCAGGTAGAGAAGCAATACGAAGACGGGCAGCTTGTGTCGAAGAAAATAATCGACCAGGTTGTTCAAAAAAATGCCGTAAATCAGCTTGTCGCTATCGGCACCAAAAAAGCGGCGCCTAAAGTGACGACACTTGCAGCAGCTTCGGTTACAAAAGGCGGCCTTACGTTTAATCCGAAAAAGGTGCTGAAAAATGTAACGTTAACGGCCTATACCGCTGACGCGGCTTCGACCGGCAAAGAAGAAGGCCACCCTTCGTTTGGCATTACCGCCTCGGGCACCAAGGTGACGGAAGGGCGCACCATTGCGGTCGATCCGGATGTTATACCGCTTGGCTGGTGGGTTTATATCGAGGGCATCGGTTTCCGCCGGGCGGAAGATACCGGCAGCGCCGTAAACGGCAACAAAATTGACGTTTATTTCAACAGCTCTTCCTACGCAAAAAAATTCGGCAGGAAAAAAGGCTACACGGTCTACGTCCTTGGCCCGAATAAACCGCCTGCTAGTTAA
- a CDS encoding small, acid-soluble spore protein, alpha/beta type gives MSRRRRGMMSEQLKTELAKDLGFYNTVQEEGWGGIRAKDAGNMVKRAIQLAEQAAAKSNQP, from the coding sequence ATGAGCCGCAGAAGAAGAGGCATGATGTCGGAGCAGCTGAAAACCGAGCTTGCGAAAGATCTGGGCTTTTATAATACGGTGCAGGAGGAAGGCTGGGGCGGCATCCGCGCCAAAGACGCAGGCAATATGGTCAAAAGGGCGATCCAGCTGGCCGAGCAGGCTGCGGCCAAATCGAATCAGCCATAG
- the ispE gene encoding 4-(cytidine 5'-diphospho)-2-C-methyl-D-erythritol kinase — MKIYEKAPAKINLLLDVLRKREDGFHEVEMIMTMVDLADRLEMEELPRDTIIISSQAGYIPLDEKNLAFQAAKLIKDRYDVRKGVYIHLDKKIPVAAGLAGGSSDAAAALRGLNRLWQLNIPEEELCRLGAELGSDVPFCVTGGTALATGRGEKLEQIENPPGCWVVLAKPPINVSTADVYGKLRANEITSHPQAKDMLSAIRHGDFHAICDGLGNVLEKVTLELYPEVLQLKESMQRLGADGVLMSGSGPTVFGLVSKEAKLARIYNGLRGFCKEVYVVRLLT, encoded by the coding sequence ATGAAAATATACGAAAAAGCCCCGGCCAAAATCAACCTGCTTCTGGACGTGCTCCGCAAGCGCGAGGACGGGTTTCATGAGGTCGAAATGATTATGACAATGGTCGATTTGGCGGACCGTCTGGAGATGGAGGAGCTTCCTCGCGATACCATTATCATCTCCAGCCAGGCCGGTTACATACCGCTTGACGAGAAGAATTTGGCCTTTCAGGCAGCTAAGCTCATTAAAGATCGTTACGATGTCCGCAAGGGCGTCTACATTCATTTGGATAAAAAAATACCGGTTGCGGCCGGCCTTGCCGGAGGCAGCAGCGATGCCGCTGCGGCGCTTCGCGGACTAAACCGGTTATGGCAGCTGAACATACCGGAGGAGGAGCTTTGCCGCCTGGGGGCCGAGCTTGGCTCGGACGTGCCTTTTTGCGTAACGGGCGGAACGGCGCTGGCTACCGGCAGAGGTGAGAAGCTGGAGCAGATTGAAAATCCGCCGGGCTGCTGGGTTGTGCTCGCCAAGCCGCCGATTAACGTTTCGACGGCTGATGTATACGGCAAGCTGCGCGCGAATGAAATCACGAGCCATCCTCAGGCGAAGGACATGCTGTCGGCGATCCGGCACGGCGACTTCCACGCGATTTGCGACGGACTGGGCAACGTGCTGGAGAAAGTAACACTGGAGCTGTATCCGGAGGTGCTGCAGCTGAAGGAAAGCATGCAGCGGCTAGGCGCCGACGGCGTGCTGATGTCCGGCAGCGGACCAACGGTGTTTGGCTTAGTGTCGAAGGAAGCGAAGCTGGCCAGAATTTATAACGGGCTAAGAGGATTTTGCAAAGAAGTATATGTGGTAAGATTGCTTACATAA